TTTAATTAATCTGCATAATATAGGTGATATCAGACAACCAATAAAAACCCCCATAGAGAAAAGGGCTTCTAAAATTGAAAATTTATCTGCGCCTACTTTCAGCACTTCTTTTGTGTATGGAAGAAGAAGGATGGGGATAGTCATTAACAGTATCATGATGCACGTTTGGATTGCGTAAATTCCAAGAAGGCGCGGATTGTCTTTCAGATAGTGTAAGGAGCTTACATAGTCATCTACAAAACTACTTTTTTCTTTATTAGGTGTTCCATAGCAGTGTTCTGGTTTGCATTGCATGAGCCAATTAAATATTCCAGCCAATAAAAATAATAACCCACCCAGGGCAAGAGTGTTCATCAGTCCTAAATATAAAACCAAAAATCCGCTTACTCCCATTCCAATGATTGTTCCTAGCTCATAAAGCATATCTACAGTTGCATTGGCATTCATTAAATCATTTTCTGGAACAATACTACTTATCATGGGTACTGCTGCTGGCATATAAAATGAGACAAAAATACCCAGACATATGGCCAGGACAAAAATATTTGTTGATAAGCCTAAGTAATAAAGTATCACAAAAACAATAACAGCCAGCCCACGAACCATATTGGACATAATCATTAAATTTTTACGGTTATATTTATCTGCGCATACACCAAAAAAAGGACCAAATAGTATTGTGGGTAACCAAATACAAAACATCATTAAGGCTATCCCACTAATAGAATGCATTTTCTCATAAGCAAGCCAGGATACTGTAATATAAATTAATCCATTGCCTAAGGTCGCTAAAATGCCACTTAAGGCAAAATAGAGATAAGGCTGAATAGAAAAAAGCCTAAAGCGCGCCTTTAATTCATCTATAATCATATTAATAATTCTCTATAGAGTAATGAGTTTTCATTCATTTCTTCCAAAAGCATCTTTGCTACATTCGTAAGAAATGGTGCATTATTTAGTGTGTCCAATGCAGCTATAAGGTTCTGGTAATTATTTGGCTCTACCCCAACGAAGGGGGCACTTTAATTAAATTAGTCTAGACTAAGTCCTTGATTTAGCGGTCAAAAGGAAATTAAAGTGCCGAAATATAATCTTATCCTAAATTTACCTGGATTTACTATAGTAAAAGTGAGTGGTTATCAACCTTTACTCTTAGATGTTCGCTATAGTGGTTTAACGCGTTGTGGTCATTGTCAAAGTAAACAAGTTAGAAAGAAGTCGGCTTATACTCGAGAGGTTCATCATGAGCTGATAGGTCATCGAAGAACTATCTTAAGATTTAAAGCGTATAAGTTGTATTGTCATGCGTGTAAGCGTTGTGGTAATCAACAATTCCCTGGAATAAATAAACACCAACGTTCGACTTGGCGAGCCCAAGCGGCAGTATTTCATGAGCACAGCCGAGGGGGCTCTCAAAAAGACCTATCCGAGCGCTATAAGAAAGGTAAAGCGACAATAGAACGTTGGTATCAACGCCATTATGAGGAACAACATCGAGAGTTAATCAATAAACCCTGTCCTACAGTACTGGGTATTGATGAACACTTCTTTAGTAAAAAAGAGGGATTTGCCACTACCTTTTGTGACCTGAAAAAACCATAAAATATATGATGTGGTAAAGGGACGAAGTGAAGGCGACTTGAAGGATTATCTAGAGCGGTTACCTGGAAAAGAACGAGTAAAAGTAGTTTGTATGGATTTAAGTAGCACGTATCGTTCGATAATAAAAAAGCACTTCCCTAATGCCCTGATTGTGGCGGATAGATTTCATGTAGTTCGTTTAATTCACCATCAATGCATGATGACTTATCGAGAACTATCCAGTCAGATAAAAAGCAATAGGGGTATCTTGGCTCTGCTTAGAACCCGACCAGATAACTTAAGTGCAGAAAAGAAAGTTAAACGAGACGCGTTTTTAATTCAGAACCCCGCGATTGATGCCATCTATCAATTTCAGCAACAGCTTCATGTTCTATTAATGAAACGAGCATTAACTCAGCGTGCTTGTCGCCAAGTGATACCTACCTTCTTGGGTATGCTGGATGAATTAAAACAAAGTGGATTTAAGGCATTAGTCTCATTAGGAAGGACCTTAACCTCTTGGAAAGATAAGGTGGCTAGAATGTGGCGATTTAGCAAATCTAATGGAATAACAGAAGGGTTTCATCGAAAGATGAAATTGATTCAAAGAAGAGCTTATGGGTTTAGGAATTTTGAAAACTATAGAGTCCGTGTTAAGGTCCTCTGCGGGTGATTATAGCTGCCCCCTTAAATGGGAAAGAGCCAACTTACTCCGAATGCTGTTGGGGTATCAAGAAGGGCTGCGAGACGAGTTTCTTTTAAGATTATCCAGTCTCGTTCTTCAGTTGCTCGGATTTTTATAGTCATTTTAAATTTGTTGCAAGATGCAATTTTTGTTGAATACTGTGGTGAAGAGTTGCTGTTTGTTATTATTAAGTGCCCATCAGTGCCCCTCAGAGGTCTTTTATTTTTTCGAACTACACGTAACTACTTGATTTTATTGGTGGGCCCACTAGGACTTGAACCTAGGACCAACGGATTATGAGCCCCCAGCCTTAAAATTAACTCGTTGATTTTAAAGTAATAATTTGCAACGGGATACCACTACAAATGTCGTACAGAGTATAACAGTGTCGTACTCAAACACGCAAATCTCACGCAAGGATATTTTTGCAACTTTATTGGCATTTTACTGGAAAAGTCATTTGGTTTTAATAAAAATGACTATTTGAGACGTAATGATGAATAAGATAAAATGTAGATCATTTGATACAAATATTCGTTATTTATTTGTAATTAACGAAATTATGTATCATACTTTAAATATGAAGACTGAAGCTACCTATAAACAAAAAGTACTCCAGATGGCTAGTAAAACCGGCATTGTTCGAATGTCCGATCTAACCGAAAGGGGGATCACTAGAGCGACCATTTCAAGGCTTGTTAGCGAAAACAAACTTGAAAAACTCGCTTCTGGGCTCTATTGCTTGCCCGAGACTGAGTTTTCAGAAAAAGAAAGCCTAGTTATTATAGCAAGCCGAGTACCTCAAGCAGTGTTTTGCCTGCTAACTGCTTTGCAGATTCATGATCTAACAACACAGCTACCTCGAAAAGTATGGATAGCTATGCCAAAAGGGAGCCATGCGCCAAAAATGGATTATCCTCCGCTAAAAATGGTGCAATATTCCGATGAAGCCTTTAGTGAAGGAATTGAAATTATAGAATCAGATAATATTAGACTAAGGGTGTATAACCGTGGCAAGACTATTGCAGATTGTTTCAAACATCGCAATAAAATTGGACTTGATGTAGCCATTGAAGCACTTAAAGAGGCTTATACAAAGAATAAAGTTACAGTTGATGAACTATGGCATTATGCGAAAATTTGTCGCGTTGCAAACGTAATGCGTCCTTATATTGAGGCAATTCAATGACAAAAAATATTGGTGAGTCTGTACGCTCACGTTTGAAAAATATAGCTGTTAAAGAAGGTTCTGATTTTAATGCGGTATTGACTCGTTACGGGCTAGAGCGTTTGTTATATCGGATTGGAGCATCAGACTTTTCTAATCAGTTTTTATTGAAAGGTGCTTTATTGTTTAACCTTTGGTATGACATGCCCCATCGACCCACTAAAGATATTGATTTATTGGGGTTTGGTGAAAATGATCTAGCGTATATTAAACAAACGTTCAGGAAAATCTGCAGCATCTCTGGAGATGATGGAATAAATTTTTTATCTGAATCAGTGACGGTAGACACTATAAAAAAAGAAGGAGGATATACTGGAGCAAGAGTTGAATTATTTGGGGAATTAGCTAAAGCAAAGATTAAAATACAAATTGATATTGGTTATGGTGATGCAGTTACACCTGGTCCAATAGATGCCCATTATCCCGTGCTTCTTAATGATCTTCCTGCCCCTAAGATCCGTACTTATCCAATTTATACGGTGATTGCAGAAAAATTGCATGCTATTGCATTATTGGGTATGGCGAATAGTCGATTAAAAGACTACTTGGATCTTTATGTGCTATTAAGTAATGAGCAGTTGGATAATCATGTTCTAGCTCAAGCCATACAAGCTACATTTACTCGTCGAGGCATGACCGTTCTTGAAGAGCTACCTATCGGCCTAACCGATGAGTTTGCCAATGACCCAACCAGAGAATCAATGTGGAAAGCTTTTTTGAGAAAAAATGAACTAGAGCAGAGGCCATTGACTGACATTATTATTGTTATCAGGAATTTGGTTCAAATCCCATTATCTTTAGCAAAGTAATATTTTATTTGACTAACAAACGCCAGATATCTGCAGCGATAATTATTCAGACACATAATGTAACACAAATGGGTTTTAAGAATGAATCATAACCCGCCATGCCTCTACGATCCTAATGATTCCCGATGTATCTAATTCAAAGTATCTCAAGTTTTTGATCAAAAAGAATATCTGTTGATCAAGCTATTATTTATAAAATATTTTAGGTGAATCAATTGACATATACCCATGCAGGGTATATACCTATAGGGGTATAGGAGAAAAATATGAATAAACACTCAACTCATGAAAAAGAATTGCACGGTCTAAATCGCGCAATTGGCCAACTTGAAGGCATTAAGCGAATGATTGAAGAGAAGCGCTACTGTATTGATGTCTTAACACAAATTCGTGCGGCGCGCAGTGCTTTAAAAACCATCGAACTAAGTGTTTTAGATACTCATATTAAGGGTTGCTTAGGTCACATTGCCACATTAAATGATGAGAACACGCGTGACCAAAAATTGAATGAAATTATTGAGTTATTAAAAAAATACGAATAGGTGCATTATGAACAATCATCATCACACGGGACACCATACTGCAAAAGCAGAGTCTGCTTCGTGTTGCCATACGCCTAAAATACCAAACGATGCAGAAATAAGGGACTCAAGTGGTTTTTATATTTGCCCCATGCATCCAGAGGTGCGTCAAAATAGGCCCGGTAATTGCCCTATTTGTGGTATGGCTTTAGAGCCAGAAACAATGAGTATTGAAGCAGAGGTCAGTTCAGAATATCGGGATATGAGACGCCGTTTTTGGATAGCACTCATTTTGACGTTACCTTTATTTCTCTTGGAGATGGGCGGTCATTTTCTAGCACATACAATTCCTGCAGGGTTATCTACTTGGTTGCAACTAACCTTGGCAACCCCGGTAGTTTTATGGTGTGGCTGGCCCTTTTTTCAACGTGGATATTATTCTCTTAAAACACGTCAACTAAATATGTTTACCTTAATTGCTATGGGTATTGGCGTGTCCTGGATTTATAGTGTGGTTGCAACCTTAGTACCCAGCTTGTTTCCAGCTGCATTTCAAACAGCAAATGGACATGTCGCTGTTTATTTTGAAGCTGCTGCAGTCATTACGACCTTGGTTCTATTAGGTCAGGTTCTTGAGCTAAAAGCACGAGAGCAAACTGGAAGTGCAATTCGTGCCTTATTGAGCCTATCTCCGGAAACGGCTCATCGTATTGGAAAAGAAGGCTCGGAAGAAGAGGTTTCATTAGAAAAAGTTCAAGTTGGTGATTTATTACGTGTACGCCCAGGCGAAAAAGTACCCGTAGATGGTGAGGTAATGGAAGGACAAAGCTACATTGATGAATCAATGGTGACGGGTGAGCCGATGCCTGTGAGTAAAGAGGTGGGTGCCAAAGTCATCGGTGCTACGATGAACCAAACGGGAAGCTTTGTAATGAAAGCTTTACATGTGGGAAGCGATACTATGCTCTCACGCATTGTGCAAATGGTGAGTGAGGCGCAAAGAAGTCGTGCTCCTATTGCGCGTTTAGCGGACAAAGTATCGGGCTGGTTTGTACCTATTGTTCTTTTGATTGCAGTTTTAGCGTTTATTGTATGGGCATTAGTAGGACCACAACCTTCACTTAGTTATGGTTTGATTGCCGCAGTATCGGTTTTAATTATTGCATGCCCTTGTGCTCTTGGTTTAGCAACACCAATGTCAATTATGATTGGTGTAGGGCAAGGCGCACGAGAAGGGGTTTTGATTAAAAATGCTCAGGCCTTGGAACAGATGGAGAGGGTCAATGTGTTGGTTGTGGATAAAACAGGAACATTAACAGTCGGACGTCCCACACTTACCCGTATAGTAACTATTGATGTATTCAAAGAACAAGAAATACTCGCCATGGCTGCCTCAATTGAGCAGCTGAGTGAGCATCCAATAGCTCGTGCAATTGTTGATGCCGCAACAAAGCAGAAATTATTTTTTGAGTCTGCAGAGGAGTTTAATGCCCCTACGGGAAAAGGGGTTACAGGTAAAGTAGGTAGCCATCAAATAACCATTGGTTCTCATAGTTTCATTCATGAATTGGGTATAAAGGATAATCCTGGGTTAACCAAAATTGCTGATGAAGAGCGGGCTAGAGGTGCAACTGTGGTGTTTGTAGCAAGAGATAAAGAAATAGCTGCGATTTTGGTTGTGCAAGATCCTATTAAATCAAATACCCGAAGGGTTATTGATGAACTTCATCTAAGTGGGATAGAGGTCTACATGCTGACCGGAGATAGTAAAAAAACAGCCGTGAGCGTAGCAAACACACTCGGCATCAAGAATGTAATAGCAGAAGTAATGCCTGAAGAGAAGAGTCGGCAAGTCCGCGCATTAAAAAATAAAGGGTTCGTGGTTGCAATGGCTGGGGACGGAGTTAACGATGCTCCCGCACTTTCTGAGGCAGATATTGGTATTGCGATGGGAACAGGAACCGATGTTGCAATTGAAAGTGCCGGGATTACTTTGTTGCATGGTGATTTGGAAGGAATTCTTAAAGCCCGTCATTTATCGGCAGCGACCATGCGAAATATTCGTGAGAATTTATTTTTTGCTTTTGTTTATAATGGGTTAGGAGTACCGCTTGCCGCTGGCGTTTTATATCCAATAACAGGTTTATTATTGAGTCCTATTATTGCAGCGGCTGCTATGTCGTTGAGTTCGGTTTCTGTGATCGCTAACGCACTGCGATTACGCGGTCTTAAATTAAACGTTCTAAGTGAAAGAAAATGAAAAAACAGGATGCATTATGCACAGGGATAATTTTAATAATGGTGTTTTTGGTAAAGCCCACTCTTATGTGGGCAAAGTCCGGCGAGCTTACTTTAAAACAAGTGACTCAAATGGCTTTGTGTGCAAACCGTGATTTAAAAGCAGCACGTTTAAATGTATCTATAGCGCAGGCACGTCTGGTTCAGGCGGGACTCTGGTCCAATCCCAGCCTTAATCTCAACAACAATGATGATAGAATCTTTAATAATGAAGGGGAGTACTCACGAACCGTAGGATTTACACAGGCCTTTCCGATTTCGGGACGTATTGCCCGACAAAAAAAGGTAGCGCGGATTGATGTGGCTAAAGCCATGGTTGAAATTAGAGAAGCTGAGCGTCAGTTATCTGCTAATGTGGCCAATGCGTTTTATAGTTTAGTTGTTACCGAAGGTCGGTTAAAACAACAGGACTATTTACTTCATTTAAACAGGCAGTTAATTGCCGTCACGCAAAATCGTTATCAGGTTGCTGAAGTCTCTGAGTTAGATCTCAATACCGCACAGCTCGAATATCAGCGCATCCATCAAGAAAAGCATTTGTTAGAAAGCACCAAAATCGCACAAGTTGCGCAGCTCAATCAATTATTAGGGCGGCCCTCTAATGCCCTTTTAAGACTGGACTTAAATCCTCCAAAAAATAATTCCTGGCCAAACGTGAATGCCCTAATAGCAATTGCCTTAAAAAATAGGCCTGATCGCCAGGCATTGCTCTTAACTATTCATCGTTCTAATGCGAATGTCCAGTTGGCTCGTGCTGAGCGTTTTGCTGATTGGACTGTAGGCTTGGGTGTTCAGCAAGATAAAATTGTGGTTGAAGGTGGTGAACCTCAATCTGCAGATCGCACATTAGGGGTGAGCCTCTCGGTTCCTTTGCCTTTGCTTAACCAAAATCAAGGGTTGATTGCCGAAGCAAGTGCCACAGGAACTCAAGCCATTCTGGCCTTACGTGCTTTAAATTTAAATATCGAAACACAGGTGAGTAGTCAATTGGCACAATTAAAGCTTTTGCGGCATACGATAGACCAGACTCAAAAACAGTCCTTACCGCTCACATTAAAAAATGTGCAATTGGCCAATACAGCTTATAAAAATGGGCAATTGTCATTATTGAATTTAGTACAAGTTCAAAGGCAACAAAATGACGTGCAATTGGCTTATCTCACCAATCTTGAAAAGTACTTACAAAACTACGTGGCATTGTGTACTGCGATTGGAACAAGTGCGGTAAAACCCTGCAACTATTTATCTTAAAAAGGAATTGACATGACACGAGGTGTGCGAAAGATATTTGGAATGCAAACGCTTTTAATAGCTTTGTTGCTTGGCGGTGGTTCACTTCTTTGGGCTCATGGTGATGAAATTGAGGTCAGTGATGTAGGGGCTAAAGGGCCTGTGCAGCTTACCAAAGCGCAAACTGACATGTTGGATATCAAGGTTGCTGAAGCGACTAACCGCCCCATGGCACAATTACTTAATTTGAACGGCCAAATTCAGCTGTGGCCGGATGCTCAATCAGATGTCAGTGTTCGTATTAGTGGGGCTATCAGTGCGATTGATGTTAATTTAGGGGATAAAGTTACTGTGGGTCAACGTTTGGCAACAGTACAATCACGATTAATTGGTAATCCTCCACCCAGTGTCGTGGTAAAAGCACCTATTGCAGGAGTGATTGATGTACGTAATGTCAATTTAGGACAAGCAGTTGAACCTAATACCGTTTTATTTCACATCAGTAATCGTGACCAATTATTGGTGGTTGCACAAGTCTACGAAGAGGACATAGGAAAAATTAAGACAGGGCAAGCTGTTACTATTCATCCTTTAAGTTATCCCAAAAAAAACTTCCCTGGAAAAGTGCTTCTAATGGAGCCTAACCTTGATGCATTGACACGTACGGCTAATGTGCGCATTAGTCTTTCTAATCCACAAGACCTATTAAAGCCTGGAATGTTTGTTCGTGCCAGTGTGGTTTTAAGTCGCAATGAAGCCTCTCTGACGGTCCCTAACGAAGCTCTGTTGCAAGCTGATAGTCAGAGTTTTGTTTTTGTACGCAATGGGATGACGTATGACCGTGTTGTAGTTCATGAAGGTGCCAGTGATGATGAGTACACGGAAATTCTTGAAGGTTTAGTTCCGGGAGATGAGGTGGTTATTCAGGGAAATCGAGAGCTATATACTATGTGGCTCAGTGGCAGTGGCAAACTTAAGGAAAATACTAAGGAGAGCCATTAATGTTTACACGTCTCATTGCTTGGTCATTGCATAATCGCCCCTTGGTTTTAGCGCTTACTCTAATTCTTTGTATATTAGGTGGTTATACTTTAAAGCAAATGCCAGTCGATGTGTTTCCAGAGTTTGCGCCGCCACAGGTGGTGGTACAAACACAGGCTCCTGGCATGGCAACACAAGATGTGGAAACCTTAATCACTTATCCTTTAGAAAGTGCTATTAATGGCACTCCTGGAGTTGCTAGCGTGCGCTCTAAAACTTCAGTGGGACTTTCTACGATTACAGTGGTCTTTGATGATCAAACCGATATTTACCGTAATAGGCAGTTAGTGAATGAGCGTATTCAACAGGCAACGAGTGCATTACCTCCGGGAGTTACTCCACCGGTTATGTTGCCAGTAACCTCTGCTGTGGGTTGGTTGGTAAAGTATGCCTTAGTCAGCAAAACAGACAGCCTTGAGACCTTACGTACTTTGTCGGATTGGACGATTCGACCTCGTATTCTAGCACTTGGTGGTGTTGCCTCGGTCGTGTCTATTGGCGGTGAGGTAAAGCAATATCAGGTACGACTTATTCCTGAGAGGATGTTAGCCTATCGCATCAGTGTTGAAGACGTGCGCCAAGCACTGACTACAGCCAACCAAAACGTACCGGGTGCTTTTTTACATCAAGCAGGAACAGAGCTTGTTGTTGGCACATTGGGACGTATTCAAACGCTTGAGGACATTAAAAAAACGCTGATTACTGTGCGTAATGGTGTGCCAATCACTATTAATAACATTGCAACCGTTGCTTTTGGCGGTGAAATAAAACGCGGTGATGGGGCTTACAATACAGAAAAAGCAGTTGTTGGCACCATTTCTAAAGCCTATGGCGCTGACACGGTGACGACCACTGCGAAAGTTGAAAAGGCACTGTCCGATATCAAAGCTTCTTTGCCCAAAGGCGTTACCCTAATTACTGATGTATTTCGCCAGGCGAATTTCATTGAGTCAGCCATTCAAAATTTAACAAGGGCTTTGTTAGAAGGAGCCATCATTGTTATTGCTGTACTGTTTCTCTTTTTAATGAATTGGCGTGCTTCATTTATAACTTTTTTGTCGATGCCTGTCTCGTTTGTTGTTGGAATTATGGTGCTTCATTTTTTTGGTATTGGTATCAATTCCATGACCTTAGGTGGGATGGCGATAGCGATTGGTGAGGTTGTGGATGATGGAATTATCACCGTTGAAAACGTGGTGCACCGCTTACGCATCAACCGACAGGAGAAAAAACCGCTTCCTAGTATAGAGGTTGTTTTTGATGCGGTATTAGAAATTCGAAGCTCTGTCGTGTATGCCACGGTTATTATTAGCCTTGTTTTTTTACCTATTTTCTTTTTGTCAGGTATTGCTGAGAGAATTTTTAGCCCCTTAGCAATTGCATATATTGCCTCTGTTTTAGGCTCTTTAGTGGTTTCCATTACCATGGTTCCAGCACTATGTTATTTGCTATTGGTTCGCAGCTCAGAGAAAAAAGAGGATGAAGGAGTCAGCTTACATGCATTATCACAAACGGAACGCCATTATGAAGTGGCAACACAAGAAGAATCTCATGAGCAAGAAACGCGTTTTGTGATTTGGCTCAAGCGCCATTTTTTAGTCGGTTTGGAATGGGCTTTAGCGCATTGTAAGGCGGTAGTTTTGATGTCATTAGCAGCCTTTGTTTTTGCATTAGCATTATTACCTTTCTTTGGCACTTCTTTTTTGCCTGAGTTTCATGAAGGTAATTTTATTGTGGCGATGACCACGCTACCAGGTACCTCTCTTGATGAATCGGTACGACTAGGCACACAAGTACAAAAGGCGTTGCTACGTTACCCACAAGTTATATCTATTGCACAACGCGCAGGACGTAGCGAATTAGACGAAGATGCCCTGCCACCGAATGTCAGTGAATTTGATGTGCGCCTTGATTTTGATAAGGATAAGTCGATGCCGCCCGATGAGCTGTTACGTCGCATACGTCAAGATTTAGCCAATATTCCAGGAGCAGTATTTAATGTGGGTCAGTTTATTGCGCACCGTATGGATGAAGTGCTCTCTGGAGTCAGAGCGCAGGTGGCGGTTAAAATTTTTGGTGATAATCTCTCCACATTAAATGAATTAGGTCAGTCACTAGAAACGGTACTGAAAACTATTCCGGGTGTTGTAGACGTCAATAAAGAACAACAAATTAAAGTGCCGCAATTGGTGATTCAGCTTGATCGGGAAAAAGCCGCACGCTATGGGGTTAATGTGGGTCAAATTTCGGAAGATATACAAGTTCTCTTAAATGGGGTAAGTGCATCGACTGTCTTGGAAGGGCAGCGCACTTTTGATTTGTATCTGCGCATGGAAGCGCAAGATCGCGATAGCGTAAAAGCCATTCAAAACATGCTCATTGATGCCCACGGTACCGGCGAAAATAGCGCGAGCCAAATTCCCCTGCGCGCGGTAGCGGATATTAATGTTCAGCCTCAGCCTTTTGCTATTAATCGTGAGAACGTACAACGTTTATTAGTTATCGGTTTTAACGTGCAGGGACGTGATTTAGGAAGTGTCATTCGTGATGTTCAGCTTGAAGTTCAGGAAAAAATTAAATTGCCAGCAGGTTATTTCATTCAATATGGTGGGCAGTTTGAGAGTCAGCAACAGGCATCGCGTGTCATTTTAATCTTTGGCGGCTTAGTTATTTTTGTAATGCTCATATTGCTGCATAAAGCTTTTGGTACCGTACGCGAAGCTTTATTGGTCATGTTCAATTTACCACTCGCTCTTATTGGTGGGGTCATTTCCTTATTCTTAGCCAGTGGCGAGATGAGTGTCGCTGCGATGATTGGTTTTATTACGTTATTTGGTATCGCTGCTCGTAATGGAATTATCTTGGTCAGTCATTACAATCAATTGCGCTTACAAGGCAAAACACGTAACGAGGTGGTTATTTACGGAACCCTTGATCGATTAGTTCCTGTTTTAATGACAGCAGCCACTGCCGCATTGGGTTTATTCCCCCTATTGTGGGGCTCTCCTGCAGGCAAAGAATTGGAGCGACCTTTAGCACAAGTGCTTTTGGGAGGATTATTTACCTCCACGGTATTGAATATGTTTGTAGTGCCTACGGTGTACAACGCCATCGAACATTGGCGGGAACAAAGACTATCGCTTAATCAAACCAAAGAAGGAGCTTAAAATGAGACGTATTATGACGGGTACATTGTCTGTGGTAAAAAAAATGATGCATGCTGCCGTGTTGTTTTGTTTATTAAGTCCCGCACTTTACGCGCATGGCGATGAAAAAACTCAAAAGCCTACAACCATTCCAGCAATTTGGCAGGCTGTCGATAAAGAATTATCTGATATCAATGATGCAATTACCAACAACCAGTTAGGTGAAATACATCATCATGCCTTTGCCATTAACGAGCTCATGAATAGTTTACTGCCTTTAAGTCAGTCCTTATCTCAAGTGCAACTTACAACGGTCAAAAAGCAAATGGGCTACATTGATGAGTTAGCAAAGCGTTTGGATAAAACAGGCGATGCTAACGACAAAGAGGGTTCACTCGCTAACTTTGCAAAAATGCAAAAAATCATAGCTCAGATTCGTGTTCCATACAGTGCTGAACTCAAACAAAACCAATAATATCGTTTCTAAAAGGATGATTATGCTTAATACTTCACCAAGCCGCCTCATTGTAGGCGGTATCCTAATGGCCTGTGCTGGGACTGTTTTAGCTAAGGAAACTGTACAATCGACTGTGTTAACTATCAAAAAATACCCTATTACGGTAGATGGTAAAAAAACACAACTGTTTCGTATCGAGCAGCCTGATGGCACCTGGGGTTATCATGGCGTGGAGGGGGACTTTTTTGATGCAGTGGTAAAAAACACAACAGACAAGCCTACTGTAATCCACTGGCATGGTCTTATAGTACCTAATAATCAGGATGGGGTTCCTTATGTAACACAACAGCCTATTCCTCCCGGTGGCGAATATCATTATCGGTTCAAACTCAAGCAATCAGGAACATACTGGATGCATTCACATCATGACCTACAGGTGCAACAATTTCTATCCGCACCGTTTGTCATTAGCGAACCGCAAGAGGACAAAACAACGAAACAAGTCACGTTATTTATTGGCGATTTCAGTTACAAATCTCCAGAGGCTATTTTTTCTGAATTAAAAAAAGGAAACATGACTCATTCTGATGCTCATATGAATCACAACGCCATGGCGAACATGGATTCGATGAAAATGGATAAACCTGCCGC
Above is a genomic segment from Legionella lytica containing:
- a CDS encoding TolC family protein encodes the protein MKKQDALCTGIILIMVFLVKPTLMWAKSGELTLKQVTQMALCANRDLKAARLNVSIAQARLVQAGLWSNPSLNLNNNDDRIFNNEGEYSRTVGFTQAFPISGRIARQKKVARIDVAKAMVEIREAERQLSANVANAFYSLVVTEGRLKQQDYLLHLNRQLIAVTQNRYQVAEVSELDLNTAQLEYQRIHQEKHLLESTKIAQVAQLNQLLGRPSNALLRLDLNPPKNNSWPNVNALIAIALKNRPDRQALLLTIHRSNANVQLARAERFADWTVGLGVQQDKIVVEGGEPQSADRTLGVSLSVPLPLLNQNQGLIAEASATGTQAILALRALNLNIETQVSSQLAQLKLLRHTIDQTQKQSLPLTLKNVQLANTAYKNGQLSLLNLVQVQRQQNDVQLAYLTNLEKYLQNYVALCTAIGTSAVKPCNYLS
- a CDS encoding efflux RND transporter periplasmic adaptor subunit — translated: MQTLLIALLLGGGSLLWAHGDEIEVSDVGAKGPVQLTKAQTDMLDIKVAEATNRPMAQLLNLNGQIQLWPDAQSDVSVRISGAISAIDVNLGDKVTVGQRLATVQSRLIGNPPPSVVVKAPIAGVIDVRNVNLGQAVEPNTVLFHISNRDQLLVVAQVYEEDIGKIKTGQAVTIHPLSYPKKNFPGKVLLMEPNLDALTRTANVRISLSNPQDLLKPGMFVRASVVLSRNEASLTVPNEALLQADSQSFVFVRNGMTYDRVVVHEGASDDEYTEILEGLVPGDEVVIQGNRELYTMWLSGSGKLKENTKESH
- a CDS encoding efflux RND transporter permease subunit codes for the protein MFTRLIAWSLHNRPLVLALTLILCILGGYTLKQMPVDVFPEFAPPQVVVQTQAPGMATQDVETLITYPLESAINGTPGVASVRSKTSVGLSTITVVFDDQTDIYRNRQLVNERIQQATSALPPGVTPPVMLPVTSAVGWLVKYALVSKTDSLETLRTLSDWTIRPRILALGGVASVVSIGGEVKQYQVRLIPERMLAYRISVEDVRQALTTANQNVPGAFLHQAGTELVVGTLGRIQTLEDIKKTLITVRNGVPITINNIATVAFGGEIKRGDGAYNTEKAVVGTISKAYGADTVTTTAKVEKALSDIKASLPKGVTLITDVFRQANFIESAIQNLTRALLEGAIIVIAVLFLFLMNWRASFITFLSMPVSFVVGIMVLHFFGIGINSMTLGGMAIAIGEVVDDGIITVENVVHRLRINRQEKKPLPSIEVVFDAVLEIRSSVVYATVIISLVFLPIFFLSGIAERIFSPLAIAYIASVLGSLVVSITMVPALCYLLLVRSSEKKEDEGVSLHALSQTERHYEVATQEESHEQETRFVIWLKRHFLVGLEWALAHCKAVVLMSLAAFVFALALLPFFGTSFLPEFHEGNFIVAMTTLPGTSLDESVRLGTQVQKALLRYPQVISIAQRAGRSELDEDALPPNVSEFDVRLDFDKDKSMPPDELLRRIRQDLANIPGAVFNVGQFIAHRMDEVLSGVRAQVAVKIFGDNLSTLNELGQSLETVLKTIPGVVDVNKEQQIKVPQLVIQLDREKAARYGVNVGQISEDIQVLLNGVSASTVLEGQRTFDLYLRMEAQDRDSVKAIQNMLIDAHGTGENSASQIPLRAVADINVQPQPFAINRENVQRLLVIGFNVQGRDLGSVIRDVQLEVQEKIKLPAGYFIQYGGQFESQQQASRVILIFGGLVIFVMLILLHKAFGTVREALLVMFNLPLALIGGVISLFLASGEMSVAAMIGFITLFGIAARNGIILVSHYNQLRLQGKTRNEVVIYGTLDRLVPVLMTAATAALGLFPLLWGSPAGKELERPLAQVLLGGLFTSTVLNMFVVPTVYNAIEHWREQRLSLNQTKEGA